DNA from Mesorhizobium sp. DCY119:
CCGCCCAGCGGTATAGGGATCGAAGGGCGGACGCTCGTTGCCGGTGCGGCGGCCGAGCACATTGCGCAGCTGGAAGAAGATCACGACAGCCGCAATCAGAAAAAATATCGTGCCGAAATCGAAGAATTCCATGTCTTTCGCCACTAGTCCTTTGTCTTCGGCCGGCAACACCGCCGTTTCGCCGCATTCCGCGCTTCAATCCATGCATATAGAACGCATGCCGTCATCATTCAAATCAAAGGCATGCATACCTATCTATCGTATAATGTGCCAGCATCGGGTGCTGGGCATTTTGATGCAACCTTAATATTGGCGGGCACGTGCGGGTTTCCCTCATTCCTTTGTTTCTTCTTCTGCTTCCCCTGATCGAAATCGCCGGTTTCGTGGTCGTCGGGCGCCAGATCGGCGTTTTGCCTACTCTGGGGCTTACCATCGCCACCGGAATCGCCGGCGGCATGCTGATGCGCTACCAGGGATTCAGCGTTCTGGCCGGCATTCGCGCCGAAATCGAGGCTGGGCGCGACCCCAGCCGCAACCTCGCCCATGGCGTGATGATCCTGCTTGCCGGCGTTCTGCTGCTCATTCCGGGCTTCGTGACGGATATCGTCGGCATATTGCTTTTCATTCCACCGATCCGCGACCTCGGCTGGCGCTTTATCAAGCGGCGGGTCAATTTTTCGGCGGATTTCGGCCGGATGGGCGGCTTCCCGCGGGACGGCAGGCGCGAAAAGACCATCGATCTCGACGAAGACGACTACACCAAAGGCCCCGACCCGCGGTCGCCCTGGCGGCAGATCGGCGACGAGTGATCCGCCAAACGGCCTGAAACCGGCAAAAACTTGTGTTGGCAAGAACACCATGCTAGCCAACGCACGATTTTAATCCGGGCCGCCGGGCGGCTGAAGCAAAGAGGATCATGGCTCATGGCCAAGAACGACAATGACGCCGCGGGCGCTGTGAGCAACGGAAACGGCAACAACGGCGTGCAGCCTTCGTTGAACGTGCTTGCCCAGTATGTGAAGGACCTTTCCTTCGAAAGCCCCGGCGCGCCGAATTCGCTGCGCGGCCGCGATAAGGCTCCCGGCATCGCCATCAATGTCAACGTCAACGCCAATCCGCTTTCGGACAAGGAATTCGACGTCAATCTGTCGCTGACGGCCAAGGCTGCCTTCGACAAGGACGTGCTGTTCAATGTCGAGCTCGTCTATGGCGGCGTCTTTAAGATCGAAGGCTTCCCGCAGGAGCACATGCTGCCGCTGCTGTTCATCGAATGCCCGCGCCTGCTGTTCCCGTTCGCTCGCCAGATCATCGCCGACGCGACGCGTAATGGCGGCTTCCCGCCGCTGATGCTCGACCCGATCGATTTCGCGCAGATGTTCCAGCAGAAGGTGGCCGAAGACCAGGCTGCGGCCAAAGTTCAGGTCAGCTGATTTCTTCAGCGAAACCAATTGAAAAACCCGGCCTAGCGCCGGGTTTTTTCGTTTTCAGCTCTGTTTTTGTTTCTCAGTTCTCTTGGAAATTTTGCCAGAGGGCTTTTTCGCCGAGATCGGCGATCAGGCGCATATGCGCGGCACGTTCGGCATCCGTCAGGCGGGGCGGTAGCGGTTCGGGACGCGGCTCGATCGAAATCTCAATCTGGATTTCGGTCGTGGCATCCGACCTTGTTTCCATGCCTGCGTCCAGGACAAGGGCCGTCTGCTTGCCGCCGATCAGCTCGATATAGACTTCGGCCAGAAGCTGCGAATCGAGCAAGGCCCCGTGAAAAGTGCGGTGGCTGTTGTTGATACCGTAGCGGCGGCAGAGCGCGTCGAGCGAATTCGGCCCCATAGGATGCTTGCGCCGCGCCAATGCGAGCGAGTCGATGACGCGTTCCGAGCCGATCGCCGGCTGGCCGAGCCGGGCGAACTCGGCATTGATGAAGCCCATGTCGAAATTGGCGTTGTGGGCGACCAGCTTGGCGCCGTCGATGAATTCCATGAACTCTTCGGCTATTTCCGGAAAGGTCTTTTTATCCGCCAGTTGCTCATTGCTGATGCCATGGACCGCCAGCGCCTCGGCGTGAACGGCCCGCCCTTGCGGATTGATAAAGACGTGAAAGGTCTTGCCGGTCGGAAAGCGGTTGACGAGTTCGACGCCGCCGATCTCGATGACGCGGTCCTCGCGGGAATCGAGGCCCGTGGTTTCCGTATCGAAAATGATCTCGCGCATTCGAATCACCACTCCTTGACCAAGCATGGCCCCGACCGAGAATCCCGGCAAGGTCAGGCAGCTGGCTGTCCCGGCATTTCCTTGGTCAGCGTGGCGATGATTTCTTCGACCGACTTTTTCGCGAGCTCAAGGCCCTGGCCGGTATCGATGATGAAATCAGCGAGCCGGCGTTTTTCCGCATCCGGCACCTGTTTTGCCAGAATACTGGCGAATTTTTCCTCGGTCATGCCGGGCCGCGCAAGCACGCGCTCGCGCTGGATATCCGCCGGCGCGGTCACCACGGCCACCTTGTCGACGCGATTGCGGCCGCCGGTCTCGAATAGCAACGGAATATCGAGCACGGCAAGCGGCGCTTCAGCCGCGCGGTGCTTTGCCAGAAAGGCGTCTGCATCAGCGCGGACCAGTGGATGGATGATCGCTTCGATCTTTTTCAGGGCTTCC
Protein-coding regions in this window:
- a CDS encoding FxsA family protein, whose protein sequence is MRVSLIPLFLLLLPLIEIAGFVVVGRQIGVLPTLGLTIATGIAGGMLMRYQGFSVLAGIRAEIEAGRDPSRNLAHGVMILLAGVLLLIPGFVTDIVGILLFIPPIRDLGWRFIKRRVNFSADFGRMGGFPRDGRREKTIDLDEDDYTKGPDPRSPWRQIGDE
- the secB gene encoding protein-export chaperone SecB, whose amino-acid sequence is MAKNDNDAAGAVSNGNGNNGVQPSLNVLAQYVKDLSFESPGAPNSLRGRDKAPGIAINVNVNANPLSDKEFDVNLSLTAKAAFDKDVLFNVELVYGGVFKIEGFPQEHMLPLLFIECPRLLFPFARQIIADATRNGGFPPLMLDPIDFAQMFQQKVAEDQAAAKVQVS
- the dnaQ gene encoding DNA polymerase III subunit epsilon, coding for MREIIFDTETTGLDSREDRVIEIGGVELVNRFPTGKTFHVFINPQGRAVHAEALAVHGISNEQLADKKTFPEIAEEFMEFIDGAKLVAHNANFDMGFINAEFARLGQPAIGSERVIDSLALARRKHPMGPNSLDALCRRYGINNSHRTFHGALLDSQLLAEVYIELIGGKQTALVLDAGMETRSDATTEIQIEISIEPRPEPLPPRLTDAERAAHMRLIADLGEKALWQNFQEN
- the coaE gene encoding dephospho-CoA kinase (Dephospho-CoA kinase (CoaE) performs the final step in coenzyme A biosynthesis.); the encoded protein is MIVLGLTGSIGMGKSTTAKMFADAGVPVHDSDETVHRLYAGKAAPLVEAAFPGTAKDGVVDRTLLAHQVLGDAEALKKIEAIIHPLVRADADAFLAKHRAAEAPLAVLDIPLLFETGGRNRVDKVAVVTAPADIQRERVLARPGMTEEKFASILAKQVPDAEKRRLADFIIDTGQGLELAKKSVEEIIATLTKEMPGQPAA